Proteins from a genomic interval of Salvelinus sp. IW2-2015 linkage group LG14, ASM291031v2, whole genome shotgun sequence:
- the LOC111973489 gene encoding suppressor of cytokine signaling 6, protein MTSCLQPDGRTLWIAAPSSGPQEESSHPVPVSCPTPFPCQGGXFRMKKISLKTIRKSLNIKVKEEGGGDFVMLQQPSLVADFSKEDSLFGGCYTKDLAGCNLGIGDVGEEKAGHNKGRSKSESLMGSLKRRLSAKQKAKVKGGSTAMGSVDDDDTFSSSSVPISFNEVKAQRPLRSASLRSHHYSPSPWPLRPVNSDEACIKMEVKVKAMVHSPSPSPNLNGVRKDFHHQDFQIEGIFQEQAVKNLQEQAESLKNLQQPQNGDQLHLNIDEHVPVVLGCTPQDYIQYTMPLEEGMYPEGSHSVSHNFCLDGSLPMEVATEADSSSLHADQQSQEDQDLVSMNLNLPADLFMESVNGLLIGSNGVMLQSSRDRVDAHQHPPPPPLSPLLPLLPSNEIPRTCSRFSGAYSHVAERVRHHLNFDPNSAPGVSLVYDSVQSSGPMVVTSLTEELKKLARQGWYWGPITRWEAEEKLVNLPDGSFLVRDSSDDRYLLSLSFRSQTKTLHTRIEHSNGRFSFYEQPDVEGHTSIVDLIEYSIKDSENGAFCYSRSRLPGSATYPVRLTNPVSRFMQVRSLQYLCRFVIRQYTRIDLIQNLPLPNKMKDYLQEKHY, encoded by the coding sequence ATGACCAGCTGTCTCCAGCCTGATGGGAGGACTCTGTGGATAGCAGCACCTTCATCAGGACCCCAGGAGGAGAGCAGCCATCCCGTCCCAGTCTCATGTCCCACGCCCTTCCCCTGCCAAGGAGGGKCGTTCAGAATGAAGAAAATCAGCCTTAAGACCATCCGCAAGTCCCTCAACATCAAGGtcaaggaggaaggagggggggacTTTGTCATGCTCCAGCAGCCCTCGCTAGTGGCCGACTTCTCCAAGGAGGACTCGCTCTTCGGGGGCTGCTACACTAAAGATCTTGCGGGCTGCAACCTGGGAATTGGTGATGTGGGAGAGGAGAAGGCGGGACACAACAAGGGCCGCTCTAAGAGCGAGAGTCTGATGGGTTCTCTGAAGAGGAGGCTGTCGGCCAAGCAGAAGGCCAAAGTCAAAGGGGGCTCCACAGCCATGGGGTCAGTTGATGATGAcgataccttctcctcctcctctgtgccCATCAGCTTCAACGAGGTCAAGGCCCAGCGGCCATTACGATCGGCATCCCTCCGCAGCCACCATTACAGCCCCTCTCCCTGGCCCCTGCGGCCTGTGAACTCAGACGAAGCCTGCATCAAGATGGAGGTGAAAGTTAAAGCCATGGTCCACTCTCCGAGCCCCAGCCCCAACCTGAATGGTGTGCGGAAGGATTTCCACCACCAGGACTTCCAGATAGAGGGCATCTTTCAGGAGCAGGCCGTGAAGAACCTCCAGGAGCAGGCAGAGTCCCTGAAGAACCTCCAGCAGCCCCAAAACGGTGACCAGCTGCACCTGAACATTGACGAACACGTGCCTGTAGTCTTGGGCTGCACGCCGCAGGACTACATCCAGTACACCATGCCTTTAGAGGAGGGAATGTACCCAGAGGGGTCCCACTCTGTCTCCCACAACTTCTGCCTGGACGGGTCCCTGCCTATGGAGGTGGCGACTGAGGCGGACAGTAGCTCTCTCCACGCTGACCAGCAGAGTCAGGAAGACCAGGATCTGGTGAGTATGAACCTGAACCTGCCAGCGGACCtcttcatggagtctgtgaacgGCCTCCTCATCGGCTCTAACGGCGTGATGCTCCAGAGCTCCAGGGACAGGGTCGATGCCCATCaacacccccctcctccccccctctctcccctcctgcccTTGCTACCCAGCAATGAGATCCCCCGGACTTGCTCCAGGTTCAGTGGTGCGTACAGCCACGTGGCGGAGCGGGTGAGGCACCACTTAAACTTTGACCCCAACTCGGCTCCGGGCGTGAGCCTGGTGTATGACTCAGTCCAGAGCAGCGGACCCATGGTTGTGACCAGCCTGACCGAGGAGCTGAAGAAGCTAGCCAGGCAGGGTTGGTACTGGGGGCCCATCACACGCTGGGAGGCTGAGGAGAAGCTGGTCAACCTGCCTGACGGCTCGTTCCTGGTCAGGGACAGCTCGGACGACAGGTACCTCCTCAGCCTTAGTTTCCGCTCCCAGACCAAGACCCTCCACACCCGCATCGAACACTCCAACGGACGCTTCAGCTTCTACGAGCAACCCGACGTGGAGGGACACACGTCCATCGTAGACCTGATAGAATACTCCATAAAAGATTCGGAGAATGGAGCCTTCTGTTATTCTAGATCTCGCTTACCAGGGTCCGCCACCTATCCCGTCAGGCTGACAAATCCCGTGTCTCGTTTCATGCAAGTGCGCTCCCTGCAGTACCTGTGTCGGTTCGTGATCAGACAGTACACCAGGATTGACCTGATTCAGAACCTGCCTTTGCCCAACAAGATGAAAGACTACCTGCAGGAGAAGCACTACTGA